One Dromiciops gliroides isolate mDroGli1 chromosome 3, mDroGli1.pri, whole genome shotgun sequence DNA segment encodes these proteins:
- the KLK8 gene encoding kallikrein-8 encodes MGPSSGSCSHTWKCLAFLPLLLTTRAGYLQGEDSRVLGGQPCVPHSQPWQAGLFQGVRLLCGGVLVAPQWILTAAHCQKPKYTVHLGQHNLQKPDGSEQEIKVDRFIPHPCHNSSNNNRHDLMLLRLRKSVNVNSKVKPIELPSQCPQPDQKCLVSGWGTTTSPRENFPETLICAELNIWSQDQCEEAYPGKISDGMVCAGDNAGVDTCQGDSGGPLVCEGVLQGITSWGADPCGTVNKPGVYTSVCRYTEWIKKTISAN; translated from the exons ATGGGACCCTCTTCAGGCTCCTGCTCCCACACCTGGAAATGCTTGGCCTTCCTCCCGCTGCTACTGACAACCCGTGCAG GGTATCTTCAAGGAGAGGACTCCAGGGTCCTGGGGGGGCAGCCATGTGTACCTCATTCCCAGCCCTGGCAAGCTGGCTTGTTCCAGGGTGTGCGACTCCTCTGTGGAGGGGTCCTGGTGGCCCCTCAGTGGATACTCACAGCAGCCCACTGTCAGAAACC gaAGTACACAGTCCACCTAGGACAGCATAACCTGCAGAAGCCAGACGGTTCTGAGCAAGAAATCAAGGTGGATCGATTTATCCCTCATCCTTGCCACAACTCATCTAATAACAACAGACATGACCTGATGCTTCTCAGACTTCGGAAATCAGTCAATGTGAACAGCAAAGTGAAGCCCATTGAACTTCCTTCCCAATGTCCTCAGCCTGACCAGAAATGCCTTGTGTCAGGTTGGGGTACCACCACCAGCCCCAGAG AGAACTTTCCTGAAACCCTGATCTGTGCAGAACTGAACATCTGGTCTCAGGATCAGTGTGAAGAGGCCTACCCAGGCAAGATTTCAGACGGTATGGTGTGTGCAGGAGACAACGCTGGTGTGGACACCTGTCAG GGTGACTCCGGGGGCCCTTTGGTGTGCGAGGGCGTTCTCCAGGGCATCACATCTTGGGGCGCAGACCCCTGTGGGACAGTGAATAAGCCAGGCGTCTACACCAGCGTCTGCCGCTATACGGAGTGGATTAAGAAGACCATCAGTGCTAACTGA